From the genome of Tachysurus fulvidraco isolate hzauxx_2018 chromosome 20, HZAU_PFXX_2.0, whole genome shotgun sequence, one region includes:
- the orai1b gene encoding calcium release-activated calcium channel protein 1 encodes MSGSELSMQALSWRKLYLSRAKLKATSRTSALLSGFAMVAMVEVQLDTSHDYPPGLLIAFSACTTVLVAVHLFALMISTCILPNIEAVSNVHNLNSIRESPHERMHRHVELAWAFSTVIGTLLFLAEVVLLCWVKFLPIRPKNQKNDTVSAGVAAAITSTSIMVPFGLIFIVFAVHFYRSLVSHKTDRQFRELEELEDLTRLQNELDQRGETSALNSPASQ; translated from the exons ATGAGCGGAAGTGAGTTGTCTATGCAGGCTTTGTCCTGGAGGAAGCTGTATTTGAGCCGGGCGAAGCTCAAAGCTACAAGCCgcacttcagctctgctttccgGCTTCGCCATG gttGCGATGGTGGAGGTTCAACTGGATACAAGTCATGACTACCCCCCTGGTCTACTGATCGCATTCAGTGCATGTACCACAGTATTGGTTGCGGTTCATCTCTTTGCTCTGATGATCAGCACCTGCATCTTGCCCAACATTGAAGCCGTCAGCAACGTACACAACCTCAACTCGATTCGTGAGTCTCCACACGAACGTATGCATCGCCATGTTGAGCTGGCCTGGGCCTTCTCGACCGTCATCGGCACACTGCTTTTCCTTGCTGAGGTCGTTCTTCTCTGCTGGGTTAAGTTTTTACCCATCAGGCCcaaaaatcagaaaaatgaCACGGTCTCGGCAGGGGTGGCCGCTGCCATCACCTCCACTTCTATCATGGTACCCTTTGGTCTCATCTTTATCGTTTTCGCCGTCCATTTTTACCGCTCTCTTGTCAGTCACAAAACTGATCGTCAGTTCCGGGAGCTAGAGGAGCTGGAGGATCTGACACGACTTCAGAATGAGCTGGACCAAAGAGGAGAAACATCGGCGCTAAACTCTCCAGCTTCTCAATAG
- the morn3 gene encoding MORN repeat-containing protein 3: MPIMKKPRKTESLVQVVDRKAQKNGILHTIYSTNGDQYSGEWKDNMRHGKGTQVWKRAGAVYEGEWKQNGRDGYGMLSKLQRSTNKYVKVYSGTWRNDKKEGLGTRFYSSSSQYEGEWVENERSGWGRMTYENGDVYEGEWLKDKPHGHGVLWLVNENRYEGSWKDGKKHGHGRFFYTGSGQLYEGFWLDDMPRCGTVCDYDMKHAPTPPLYPIPPVMLQDVQSVLTEGRDRFCSSR; the protein is encoded by the exons ATGCCTATCATGAAGAAACCCCGGAAAACCGAGTCACTTGTGCAAGTAGTGGATAGAAAGGCTCAAAAAAATGGCATTCTCCATACTATCTACAGCACAAACGGAGACCAGTACAGTGGAGAATGGAAGGATAACATGAGACACG GAAAAGGAACTCAAGTGTGGAAGAGAGCTGGAGCTGTGTATGAAGGTGAATGGAAACAGAATGGCCGTGACGGCTATGGGATGCTCAGCAAACTGCAGCGATCAACTAATAAATACGTAAAAGTTTATTCAGGCACATGGAGAAATGATAAGAAAGAG GGGTTAGGGACACGTTTCTACAGCTCGTCATCACAATATGAGGGAGAGTGGGTGGAGAACGAGAGGAGTGGATGGGGAAGGATGACTTATGAAAATGGAGATGTGTATGAAGGAGAGTGGCTGAAGGATAAACCCCACGGTCACGGCGTGCTGTGGCTCG tgaatgagaacAGATATGAGGGCAGCTGGAAAGACGGGAAGAAACACGGACACGGACGCTTCTTTTACACCGGCAGCGGTCAGCTATATGAAGGCTTCTGGTTAGACGACATGCCCAGGTGTGGGACAGTGTGTGATTACGACATGAAGCATGCACCAACACCACCGCTGTACCCCATCCCTCCG GTGATGCTGCAGGATGTTCAGTCGGTACTGACAGAGGGACGTGACCGGTTCTGTTCCAGCCgttag
- the tmem120b gene encoding transmembrane protein 120B, translated as MRSACCLQRRKQLSMAVGTMSLERCRSEWEEIEKECQQLQETHKVYRQKLEELTNLQAICSSAICKQRKGLKELGLTLRQCAKTCDDKESLNRLQSQIKEKQNIFFDMEAYLPKKNGLYLNLVLGNVNVTLLSNQAKFAYKDEYEKFKLFMTIILLLGAITCLFLLNYRVIDEIFNFLLVWYYCTLTIRESILINNGSRIKGWWVLHHYVSTFLSGVMLTWPEGVIYQTFRNQFLAFSIYQSFVQFLQYYYQSGCLYRLRALGERNQLDLTVEGFQSWMWRGLTFLLPFLFFGHFWQLYNAVTLFKLAAQDDCKEWQVFMLALAFLVLFLGNFLTTLKVVHQKVQKNNQEEEEQKKN; from the exons ATGCGCAGTGCGTGCTGTCTACAAAGGAGAAAGCAGCTGAGCATGGCAGTGGGTACAATGTCACTGGAGAGATGTCGGAGTGAATGggaagaaatagagaaagaatGTCAACAGCTGCAG gAGACACACAAGGTGTACCGGCAGAAGCTGGAGGAACTCACAAACCTGCAGGCGATCTGCAGCAGTGCCATATGCAAACAGAGGAAGGGCCTTAAAGAGCTCGGGCTCACACTTCGTCA ATGTGCAAAAACATGTGACGACAAAGAGTCTCTAAATCGCCTACAGTCGCAGATTAAAGAGAAGCAGAATATCTTCTTCGACATGGAAGCCTACTTGCCAAAGAAGAATGG GTTGTACTTAAACCTGGTTCTTGGAAATGTTAACGTAACACTACTCAGCAACCAGGCAAA GTTTGCTTATAAGGACGAGTATGAGAAGTTTAAGCTCTTCATGACCATAATACTGCTGCTGGGTGCCATCACATGCCTCTTCCTGCTGAACTACCG CGTTATAGATGAAATCTTCAATTTTTTATTGGTGTGGTATTACTGTACGCTGACCATCAGGGAAAGCATTCTCATCAATAACGGCTCCAG aATTAAAGGCTGGTGGGTTTTGCATCACTACGTCTCCACTTTTCTCTCAGGTGTCATGCTTACCTG GCCTGAGGGTGTGATATATCAGACATTTAGGAATCAGTTCCTGGCCTTTTCCATCTATCAGA GTTTTGTGCAGTTTCTGCAGTATTATTATCAGAGCGGGTGTCTGTACCGACTACGTGCTTTAGGGGAGAGAAATCAACTAGATCTGACAGTAG AGGGTTTCCAGTCATGGATGTGGAGAGGGCTGACCTTCCTGCTGCCATTCCTGTTCTTTGGACAT tttTGGCAGCTGTACAATGCAGTGACTCTGTTTAAACTTGCTGCACAAGATGACTGTAAAGAATGGCAG GTATTCATGCTGGCGCTGGCGTTCCTCGTGTTGTTCCTGGGCAACTTCCTCACCACGCTGAAGGTGGTCCATCAGAAGGTACAGAAAAAcaaccaggaggaggaggagcaaaAGAAAAACTAA